Below is a genomic region from candidate division KSB1 bacterium.
CATTGTCTTATGAATCGCTGCTAATTGCCTAATCAGCTCGCATTGAATCAATATTCGATTTCGTTTGGATGAGTTGGCTCAGGCATCCCTCCAGGTATGCAATTACCAGAGGCAAATTATTTAACAAAAGGCGAAAGCCTTTTTGGGTCCAACCAGTATACTTTTCGCTTCGGATACATTCCCTCACATCCAACGAACCAATTTGGTTTTTCTCACTTGGTGGTATGATCCGAGCGATCAACTCAGTGGAGTTGTTTTTCGGTAGTCGACAGAGTTCTTGTTCCGCCGATGATTGTTGGATCGATCCTGCAGATCGGATCGCAACGAGCAATTGCTCGGCCAACTCATTGCTGAGCGTCACACCCTTTCGCGTATAACCTGCATATTTATCCGAAGTGACGTACTGTCGGATATTAATGTAGCTTTTGCCTTTATATTGGTTCACTTCAAACCGCAATTCTGTTGTGCGGCTCAACGGGATTGAATTGAAATTCGTTTGTGACAGCACCGCATCTTTTTTATCTGTTGTTGATGTTCAGTATTGTACTCATTGTTTAAATTGCTAAAACTTTTTTCATGGTGTACCTCTTTAGAATGCGATTCGAGCTCATTTTTGAATGATTGCAAATTGAGCCAGTCGGCTGCATTAAAAGGCATATACGATGCCAAAGAGGCCGTGGAAATTGAATAGAAGCAATTGGGACTGGCCCGCAGCGATCGGAATCCAGCAATGAGCTCCAGTGAATTTGCCAGAGATAAAAATTGAAAAATCACGCCTTCGGATCAATGTCCTTGCAAGTGCCAGTTGAATATTTGGGCCAGCGATGTAGTAGCCGCTATGGAATAAACCATTGGTCTCAGATATTTTCAGGTTTCTCACCGTATTTTCAGGGTGGGCAAGCACTAGCCCCCCTCCGATTTGCCAGTCAAAATTCCGCCGTTTCCAACTTCGAAGCAATGTAAAAAGATTAAATCCATGGGACACTTCAAACCGTTGGATGTCTTCGTTTTTATTTTTTAAGTCGATTTTCAGATGGATGAACTCGAACTCCCAGCCATCGGCACCAGCATAGCGGCTCGCTTTCATGGCATAATAGATGGGAGGCTGAAACGAATGGGTCGCAAATCTGGCAGTGACTTTGATATCAGAAAAGCCTTTTTGCCGCAAGCATAAGGGCGCTGGAACACAGTAGGCATCGCCTAGCGCAATCGCTAGTTGCCAAGAATGCTGCGCTTCCAATTCGCTGACCAGCAAGACGCTTGACCAGCACAGCATCAAGAGAATAAAATAGACTTTCATATAGAAATCTATATGAATGGCTTCGAAAATATTCAATCATTTTATGATCGACGGAGCACCTTGTTGAACGGCTTCAATATAAAAATATCTGTTGACATTTTCAAATATTTTCTTTTAATTTTGATTCAAACAAAACTCTTGCTTGATATTAAGCTTTTAATTAATGAACGAACAGATAAATCGCTCGGCTCGCTCGCGCTGAAAAACTGAGGAATAGGGGTATTTTGAAGGGAATTTAGGTCCTCAATTCAGAGAAATGAAAATGAAAAAAACGTTCAAAATATTTATTTCAGTCTTCCTGGTCATCCTTCTGCTTGCTGTTTGGTACTTTGGCAGGAATTTTCTTCATATCGCTTACATTGGGGCAGGATATAAAGCAAAGCTACTCTGTTCCAGCGTGTTTGTCGCCGATCGTGATCCAGTTGATGTGTTGCGCGAAGAGCTTTCAGATCCGAGATTAAAAATCATTCAGCATCAGATTGATTTTGAGACCAAGCGAGTGATAGCCACAGCGCCACTGGGTCTGGTGAAACGAACCGCGTATTATCGACCAGGTCTGGGCGCAACTTTGGACTTATCCCCAAAGGATTTGAGTTTGACTTTGCCTGAGGCGCAACCGCCAGAGGCCTATTGGTCCACGCATTGGCCTCAGGGAGATTTGGTAGATTTGAGCCATCTACCAAAGGAAATTGATCGAGCACTAATGGA
It encodes:
- a CDS encoding transcriptional coactivator p15/PC4 family protein, which encodes MLSQTNFNSIPLSRTTELRFEVNQYKGKSYINIRQYVTSDKYAGYTRKGVTLSNELAEQLLVAIRSAGSIQQSSAEQELCRLPKNNSTELIARIIPPSEKNQIGSLDVRECIRSEKYTGWTQKGFRLLLNNLPLVIAYLEGCLSQLIQTKSNIDSMRAD